A genomic region of Halobaculum lipolyticum contains the following coding sequences:
- a CDS encoding alpha/beta fold hydrolase produces the protein MAERRGAGARLRANAERLAVWLLVAALVVTAPVGFYLATPATATPGTVDAVRADERIEVSRSDGVYALEPADGDPVAGLVFYPGGHVTADAYLATLAPLAARADVAVYVVEMPLQFAVLDPDAADRVIDAHLGIERWFVGGHSLGGAMACRYASTAPDRLEGLVLFAAYCEADRSPEVATLSVVGSADGVLDRDTYRERLAVLPPDATLVGIEGMNHSQFGAYGGQPGDDPARIGDAEARERLADAVVGWVTDRLAHS, from the coding sequence ATGGCTGAACGCCGCGGGGCGGGCGCCCGACTGCGCGCGAACGCCGAGCGCCTGGCGGTGTGGCTCCTCGTGGCCGCTCTCGTCGTCACGGCGCCCGTGGGCTTCTACCTCGCGACGCCGGCGACGGCGACCCCCGGCACCGTCGACGCCGTCCGCGCCGACGAGCGGATCGAGGTGAGCCGTAGCGACGGCGTGTACGCGCTCGAACCCGCCGACGGCGACCCGGTCGCGGGACTCGTGTTCTACCCCGGCGGCCACGTCACGGCCGACGCCTACCTCGCTACCCTCGCGCCGCTGGCCGCCCGCGCCGACGTGGCCGTGTACGTCGTCGAGATGCCGCTCCAGTTCGCGGTCCTCGACCCGGACGCGGCCGACCGCGTGATCGACGCCCACCTCGGGATCGAACGGTGGTTCGTGGGCGGCCACTCGCTGGGCGGCGCGATGGCGTGTCGCTACGCGAGCACGGCGCCCGACCGCCTCGAGGGGCTGGTGCTGTTCGCCGCCTACTGCGAGGCGGACCGCTCGCCGGAGGTGGCGACGCTGAGCGTCGTCGGGAGCGCCGACGGCGTGCTCGACCGCGACACCTACCGCGAGCGACTCGCCGTCCTCCCGCCGGACGCGACGCTGGTGGGGATCGAGGGGATGAACCACTCCCAGTTCGGTGCCTACGGCGGCCAGCCCGGCGACGACCCCGCGAGGATCGGCGACGCCGAGGCACGCGAGCGACTCGCCGACGCGGTCGTCGGGTGGGTCACGGACCGCCTCGCACACAGCTAG
- a CDS encoding TrmB family transcriptional regulator — protein MTPDPGDRTDPAAAGEVDVERLLKRFGLSDKEVDTYLTLLDHGEAKASTVAEAAGVSKRYVYSACEELETRGFVTVNDHLTPTTIRANAPEEVVERLAGDARSMRPALEARFSRAEATEEPFEVVKSRVTVIKRIRRAVSEATEEVALSFPVDRLDEVAEDLRAAVDRGVLVLLIVTGVEGESPGEAVDLAGVASAARAWGQPMPSMLTVDDRTGVVAPAEMVARSNTGKQAIVITQQQLAPVVAGSFLGNFWPAAAEVFVADPAPLPATYTNFRQAVVEAELHRRAGEEVAAHIAGRVTPTGEAIELSGPVVEVCQGVLAPATNEFPVQHTLTLAVDGERVTVGGPGAFVEDIEADRVELTPLTDDADRDAAGDTGGDDGTHG, from the coding sequence ATGACTCCGGACCCCGGCGACCGCACGGACCCCGCCGCGGCCGGCGAGGTGGACGTCGAACGCCTGCTGAAGCGGTTCGGGCTGTCGGACAAGGAGGTGGACACGTACCTCACGCTGCTGGACCACGGCGAGGCGAAGGCCAGCACCGTCGCCGAGGCCGCCGGCGTCTCGAAGCGCTACGTGTACAGCGCGTGCGAGGAGTTGGAGACGCGGGGGTTCGTCACGGTCAACGACCACCTGACGCCGACGACGATCCGGGCGAACGCGCCCGAGGAGGTCGTCGAGCGGCTGGCGGGCGACGCGCGGTCCATGCGGCCCGCGCTGGAGGCACGCTTCTCGCGCGCGGAGGCGACCGAGGAGCCGTTCGAGGTGGTGAAGTCCCGCGTGACGGTGATCAAACGGATCCGCCGGGCCGTCTCGGAGGCGACCGAGGAGGTCGCGCTGTCGTTCCCGGTCGACCGCCTCGACGAGGTCGCCGAGGACCTCCGGGCGGCCGTCGACCGCGGGGTGCTCGTGCTCCTCATCGTCACCGGCGTCGAGGGCGAGTCCCCGGGCGAGGCGGTCGACCTCGCGGGCGTCGCCAGCGCCGCACGGGCGTGGGGCCAGCCGATGCCGTCGATGCTCACCGTCGACGACCGGACGGGTGTCGTCGCGCCGGCGGAGATGGTCGCGCGGTCCAATACGGGCAAGCAGGCGATCGTGATCACCCAACAACAGCTGGCCCCGGTCGTCGCCGGCTCGTTCCTCGGCAACTTCTGGCCCGCGGCCGCCGAGGTGTTCGTCGCCGACCCCGCGCCGCTGCCGGCGACGTACACGAACTTCCGGCAGGCGGTCGTCGAGGCCGAACTCCACCGCCGCGCGGGCGAGGAGGTCGCCGCCCACATCGCCGGCCGGGTCACGCCGACGGGCGAAGCGATCGAGCTGTCCGGGCCGGTCGTCGAGGTGTGCCAGGGTGTGCTCGCGCCCGCGACCAACGAGTTCCCCGTCCAGCACACGCTGACGCTGGCCGTCGACGGCGAACGCGTCACCGTCGGCGGACCGGGCGCGTTCGTCGAGGACATCGAAGCCGACCGCGTGGAGCTGACGCCGCTGACCGACGACGCCGACCGCGACGCCGCGGGGGACACCGGCGGCGACGACGGGACGCATGGCTGA